One window from the genome of bacterium encodes:
- a CDS encoding glucoamylase family protein, with the protein MNKDQPPTFTLDDLEEPIRAELFSLERLEQHAESLAAAQTVTNDTDRGRPLTPRVAENGRVLLDSYRVIAPAIRDEYAVVPAAEWLVDNFHIVDQQLREIADDLPAGYYRELPKLASGPLRGYPRVYGLAWAFVAHTDSRFDPDTLRRFVTAYQRVQPLTIGELWAVAISLRVVLVENLRRLAERIVRNRTARQDVDMLIDSVIGANGHAPISPDAALRRAEGTPLGTAFIVQLVQRLRDLGPKVDVVQRWLDQRVAALGTTADDIVRTGHQAQAAMTVTVRNIITSMRLMTDFDWAEFFESVSLADEILRHETNFAQMDFATRDSYRHAIEDLSRGSRHSEIEVVRRVVGRITRALPEPSGDGPPREDRADAGYYLIAGGRPALERELGYRLVWRDRLLRLYLRSAVPGYLGSITLLTALIVLLPLLYERNAGIAAWGLLLLGLLAVVPASDLAIALINRAVTHSLKPHVLPRRELRDGVTRELRTMVVVPALLTAQHQVEQLVERLEVHYLANPDEELRFALLTDWLDAPAESLSGDDELLAVAVDGVVKLNTLYGPASDGGERFLLFHRKRVWNEREGTWMGWERKRGKLRELNRVLRGGANTTFLPVGGRPVHAPSGVRYVITLDTDTRLPRGAARRLIGTMAHPLNQPSFSPSAGRVVEGYGIVQPRINPSLPADHEGSLFQTIFSGPRGMDPYASATSDVYQDLFGEGSYTGKGIYDVDAFETALAGKMPDNALLSHDLFEGIFARVALASDIELFDEFPSHYEAAAARQHRWVRGDWQLLPWVFGRRRATSGERRAVAIPAIGRWKMIDNLRRSLSAPAAFFTLAAAWLLPSAAAWVWTAFILATIAIPALLAFVIGFTPPRRGISRRTYVRAALTDLSVGASQIGLTVTLLASQTWLMLDAILRTVGRMLITRRRLLEWVTATQTGSGGDPALSGIYARMAGGVVLALAVPAAVAVERRAEPAAALPFIVLWIAAPAVARWISLPPRRTRVEPLSETNARGLRVIARRTWRFFEVFVTPADHALPPDNFQENPKPVVAHRTSPTNMGLYLLSTLAARDLGWLGTADAVARLEGTLETMSRLESFRGHFYNWYDTRELRPLDPKYVSSVDSGNLAAHLLALGNGCRELVRHSFLGQRAFAGLNDTIALLREALGGVAETSRTHIVTRKQLSNAIDALVNSLQPMPVTPVEWAARFIELRTRAHTIADIAHALAQERGDAPDSTFCAWADAVAACVESHTRDAAMFVPWIRLDSGESTAMTARSLRRSPDWASIESLFHPLPALADIPERFDGALRELAAFRAGLLDQASAAADTLGYVDALADAVRRSADDAAALVRRLTAITERAETMFRKMDFSFLFDHTRRLVSIGYRVTDGALDANCYDLLASEARLTSFIAIAKGDIPSSHWFRLGRALTPVGHGSALISWSGSMFEYLMPLLVMMSPSGSLLSQTCELAVRRHIAYGAERRVPWGISESAYNARDLNLEYQYTSFGVPDLGLKRGLGEDLVIAPYATALASMIDPSQAAQNFERIAKAGGTGAYGFYEALDYTRTRVPEGGHVAIVRAYLAHHQGMSVVALANVLNDGAMRTRFHADPIVQATELLLQERTPRDVLVARPRAEDVPAAAHAGTHAVPVVRRFTTPYDAVPRTHLLSNGRYGVMITAAGSGSSRWRDLAITRWREDATRDCWGTYIFLRDAQTGQSWSAGYQPSGAVPDAYEARFTEDRAEITRRDGALATTLEVLVSDEDDAEVRRVSITNLGARTREVQITSYAELALAPQAADVAHPAFSNLFVETEFVPAVDALLATRRRQHENDPEVWVAHVAVADGDSIGDLQCETDRVRFLGRGHHVRAPVSIIDGRPLSNTVGAVLDPVMSLRRTVRIRPGTTARVVFSTIVAPARDQVLALADKYRDAGTFERTLTLAWTQAQVQLNHLGIAPDEAHLFQRLANAVLYSDPALRPSSEVLSRGAFERSALWSHGISGDLPIVLVRIDEAEDVGIIRQLLRAYEYWRLKQLSVDLVILNEKPPSYEQELQGILNGLVRARRQGMASDPSGIHGDIFLLRGDLLTAQDRALLQTAARAVLLSRHGSLAEQVLRSQRAEAAAPPVSRPRRPGNGADVPLNVPELELFNGLGGFADGGREYVIVLGEGLRTPAPWVNVIANPTFGFLVSESGSGYTWALNSHENQLTPWSNDQVTDPPGEALYIRDEDTGEVWSPTALPVRDESSPYVARHGQGYSRFQHGSRGILTDLLQYVPVQDPIKISRLVLENRSGRARRLSVTGYAEWVLGNSRSATAPYVVTEVDAQTGALCARSAWSGEFGGRVAFADLGGRQMSWSGDRTAFLGRNGVPERPAALEHGGPLSGGAGAGLDPCAALQTQLELRPGERAEIVFFLGQGESQKEARELITRYRAADLDEVLRDVTRRWDDVLGTVRIATPERSMDILVNRWLLYQTLSSRVWGRAGFYQASGAYGFRDQLQDVTGLAVATRDVARQHLLRAAARQFTQGDVQHWWHPPSGRGVRTRISDDLLWLPYAVLQFIEVAGDHGVLDEIVPFLEGDALAQGQNESYFQPRVSDTTGTLFEHCARALDRSLAVGSHGLPLIGTGDWNDSLNRVGPQGKGESVWLGWFLHTLLWEFAKIADARGEHRRAESWRLHVSALKAALERHGWDGEWYRRAYFDDGTPLGSATNTECRIDSIAQSWGVISGAAEPGRGARAMAAVDQILVRRPEGLVLLLTPPFNRAAHDPGYISGYVPGIRENGGQYTHAAAWTVLAFAALGDGDKAAELFGMLNPINRAVSRATVQRYKVEPYAVAADVYSEPPHVGRGGWTWYTGSAAWLYRAATEWMLGFRVRGTTFSIDPCIPRIWPGYSIRFRYHSAIYDVQVENPSGVCRGVILAELDGRRLEGSATIPLADDDVEHHVRVVLG; encoded by the coding sequence ATGAATAAGGATCAACCGCCAACCTTCACGCTCGACGATCTGGAAGAACCCATTCGGGCGGAACTTTTCAGCCTGGAGCGGCTGGAACAGCACGCGGAGAGTCTCGCGGCGGCGCAGACTGTCACGAACGACACGGACCGGGGCCGTCCGCTGACCCCGCGGGTGGCAGAGAACGGCCGCGTGCTGCTGGACTCGTATCGGGTGATTGCGCCGGCGATCCGGGACGAGTATGCGGTCGTGCCCGCGGCTGAATGGCTGGTCGATAACTTCCACATCGTCGACCAGCAACTCCGGGAGATCGCAGACGATCTGCCCGCCGGCTACTACCGCGAACTTCCGAAGCTCGCCTCGGGGCCCCTGCGCGGGTATCCGCGCGTGTATGGTCTGGCCTGGGCCTTTGTGGCGCACACGGACAGCCGTTTCGATCCGGACACGTTGCGCCGCTTTGTGACGGCGTACCAGCGGGTACAACCGCTCACCATCGGCGAGCTGTGGGCCGTGGCCATCAGCCTCCGCGTGGTGCTCGTCGAGAACCTGCGAAGGCTGGCCGAGCGCATCGTGCGGAACCGCACCGCGCGCCAGGACGTCGACATGCTAATTGACAGCGTGATCGGCGCAAACGGGCACGCTCCGATCTCACCGGACGCGGCCCTCCGCCGCGCCGAAGGAACGCCGCTCGGCACGGCCTTTATCGTACAGCTGGTCCAGCGTCTGCGGGATCTCGGCCCGAAGGTGGATGTTGTCCAGCGCTGGCTCGACCAGCGGGTGGCGGCGCTGGGGACGACGGCCGACGACATTGTCCGGACCGGGCACCAGGCACAGGCTGCGATGACCGTCACGGTACGGAACATCATCACCAGCATGCGTTTGATGACGGACTTTGATTGGGCCGAATTCTTCGAGAGCGTCAGCCTGGCGGACGAAATACTTCGGCACGAAACCAACTTCGCCCAGATGGATTTCGCCACGCGGGATTCGTACCGCCATGCGATCGAGGACCTCTCGCGAGGATCGCGGCATTCGGAAATCGAGGTCGTGAGACGTGTGGTGGGCCGAATCACACGGGCCCTCCCAGAGCCGTCCGGCGACGGCCCGCCGCGCGAGGACCGCGCCGATGCGGGTTATTACCTGATTGCCGGGGGACGCCCGGCGCTGGAGCGCGAGCTCGGTTACCGCCTCGTCTGGCGAGACCGGCTCCTGCGCCTCTATTTGCGAAGCGCGGTGCCGGGCTACCTCGGGTCGATTACCCTCCTTACCGCCCTGATCGTGCTGCTGCCGCTGCTGTACGAACGGAACGCGGGAATCGCCGCGTGGGGGCTCTTGCTGCTCGGCCTCCTCGCCGTCGTGCCGGCTTCCGACCTGGCGATCGCGCTCATCAACCGGGCCGTGACCCACTCACTCAAGCCGCACGTGCTGCCGCGGCGGGAGCTGCGCGACGGAGTCACGCGGGAACTGCGAACGATGGTCGTCGTGCCCGCGCTGCTCACGGCCCAACATCAGGTGGAACAGCTGGTGGAGCGGCTGGAGGTCCACTACCTGGCGAACCCGGACGAGGAACTGCGCTTTGCGCTGCTCACCGACTGGCTGGACGCGCCGGCCGAGAGCCTCTCCGGTGACGACGAACTCCTGGCCGTCGCGGTGGACGGCGTCGTGAAGCTCAACACACTCTACGGTCCCGCGTCTGACGGCGGAGAGCGCTTCCTGCTGTTTCATCGGAAGCGTGTCTGGAACGAGCGCGAGGGTACGTGGATGGGGTGGGAGCGCAAGCGAGGGAAGCTGCGCGAACTGAACCGGGTGCTTCGGGGCGGCGCGAACACGACGTTTCTGCCGGTCGGCGGACGCCCGGTGCACGCCCCGTCGGGTGTTCGGTACGTCATCACCCTCGACACGGACACGCGTCTGCCGCGAGGCGCGGCGCGTCGTTTAATCGGGACCATGGCGCATCCACTCAATCAGCCGAGCTTCAGCCCGTCCGCCGGGCGCGTCGTGGAAGGCTATGGGATCGTGCAGCCGCGCATCAACCCATCGCTCCCGGCCGACCACGAGGGATCGCTGTTCCAGACCATCTTCTCGGGCCCGCGCGGCATGGATCCGTATGCTTCCGCGACGTCGGACGTCTACCAAGATTTGTTCGGAGAAGGCTCGTACACCGGCAAGGGAATCTACGACGTCGATGCGTTTGAGACGGCCTTGGCGGGCAAGATGCCGGATAATGCGCTGCTGAGCCACGATCTCTTCGAAGGTATCTTCGCGCGGGTTGCGCTGGCGTCAGACATCGAGCTGTTCGACGAGTTTCCTTCGCACTACGAAGCGGCGGCGGCCCGGCAGCATCGCTGGGTGCGCGGCGATTGGCAGCTGCTGCCGTGGGTCTTCGGACGGAGGCGCGCAACGTCGGGAGAGCGGCGCGCGGTCGCGATTCCCGCGATCGGCCGCTGGAAGATGATCGACAATCTGCGGCGCTCGTTGTCCGCTCCGGCGGCATTTTTCACGTTGGCCGCCGCCTGGCTGCTGCCGTCGGCCGCGGCCTGGGTGTGGACGGCGTTCATCTTGGCGACGATCGCGATCCCCGCGCTGCTGGCCTTCGTCATCGGATTCACGCCCCCTCGTCGAGGTATTTCCAGGCGCACCTATGTTCGCGCCGCCCTCACCGACCTTTCGGTCGGCGCGTCCCAGATCGGGCTTACGGTAACGCTGTTGGCGTCTCAGACATGGCTGATGTTGGACGCGATTCTGCGCACGGTGGGGCGTATGTTGATCACCCGCCGGCGTCTCTTGGAGTGGGTGACTGCGACGCAGACCGGGTCTGGGGGCGATCCGGCGCTCTCCGGAATCTATGCGCGCATGGCCGGCGGCGTGGTGCTTGCGCTGGCGGTGCCGGCGGCGGTGGCTGTTGAACGGCGCGCGGAGCCGGCCGCGGCGCTTCCGTTCATCGTGCTTTGGATCGCGGCACCCGCGGTCGCACGGTGGATCAGCCTGCCGCCGAGGCGCACCCGGGTCGAGCCGCTCTCCGAGACGAACGCTCGAGGGCTTCGAGTGATTGCGCGCCGGACGTGGCGTTTCTTCGAAGTATTCGTGACTCCGGCGGACCACGCGCTGCCTCCCGATAATTTCCAGGAGAATCCGAAGCCGGTCGTGGCCCATCGAACATCGCCGACGAACATGGGGCTGTATCTCCTGTCCACGTTGGCGGCGCGCGACCTGGGCTGGCTGGGTACGGCGGACGCCGTTGCGCGACTGGAAGGCACTCTCGAGACCATGAGCCGGCTCGAATCGTTTCGCGGGCACTTCTACAATTGGTACGACACGCGTGAACTTCGTCCGCTCGATCCCAAGTATGTCTCCTCAGTGGACAGCGGCAACCTTGCCGCACATCTCCTCGCCCTCGGGAACGGTTGCCGGGAACTGGTCCGGCATTCCTTTCTCGGACAGCGCGCGTTCGCCGGCCTGAACGACACGATTGCGCTCTTGCGCGAAGCGCTCGGCGGGGTTGCGGAGACGTCGCGCACGCATATCGTCACCCGGAAGCAGCTCAGTAATGCGATCGACGCGCTGGTCAACTCGCTGCAGCCGATGCCGGTCACTCCCGTCGAGTGGGCGGCGCGGTTCATCGAGCTAAGGACGCGTGCGCACACCATCGCCGACATCGCTCACGCCCTCGCTCAGGAACGCGGAGACGCTCCCGACTCCACGTTCTGCGCGTGGGCGGATGCCGTCGCGGCATGCGTCGAAAGTCACACGCGGGACGCGGCGATGTTTGTTCCGTGGATCCGGCTGGATTCCGGCGAGAGTACCGCAATGACCGCACGTTCTCTGCGGCGATCGCCGGACTGGGCATCGATCGAGTCGTTGTTTCACCCGCTCCCTGCGCTCGCGGACATTCCGGAACGCTTCGACGGAGCATTGCGGGAACTTGCCGCATTCCGCGCAGGCCTGCTCGACCAGGCATCCGCGGCCGCCGACACCTTGGGATATGTCGACGCCCTGGCAGACGCCGTCCGGCGCTCAGCCGACGATGCGGCCGCGCTCGTTCGCCGCCTGACCGCGATTACAGAGCGGGCGGAGACCATGTTCCGGAAAATGGACTTCAGCTTTCTGTTCGATCATACGCGCCGGCTTGTGTCCATCGGGTATCGGGTCACGGACGGCGCCCTGGACGCCAACTGTTACGACCTGCTTGCGTCCGAGGCGCGCCTCACGAGCTTCATCGCCATCGCCAAGGGCGATATCCCGTCGTCGCACTGGTTTCGTCTCGGCCGGGCGCTCACGCCGGTGGGCCACGGGTCCGCGCTCATCTCGTGGTCGGGCTCCATGTTCGAGTACCTCATGCCGCTGCTCGTGATGATGTCGCCGTCCGGCAGCCTGCTGAGCCAAACGTGCGAACTGGCGGTGCGGCGGCACATTGCCTACGGCGCAGAGCGCCGCGTGCCCTGGGGCATCTCGGAGTCGGCGTACAACGCGCGGGACTTGAACCTCGAGTACCAATACACCAGCTTTGGGGTGCCGGACTTAGGGCTCAAGCGCGGACTCGGTGAGGATCTGGTGATCGCACCATACGCGACCGCGCTCGCGTCCATGATCGATCCCAGCCAGGCGGCGCAGAACTTTGAGCGGATTGCCAAGGCCGGTGGAACGGGGGCGTATGGATTTTACGAAGCGCTCGATTACACGCGGACGCGGGTGCCCGAAGGGGGACATGTCGCGATCGTGCGCGCGTACCTGGCGCACCATCAGGGCATGTCGGTGGTCGCGCTCGCCAACGTGCTCAACGATGGGGCCATGCGCACCCGATTCCACGCGGACCCGATCGTGCAGGCGACCGAGCTGCTCCTGCAGGAGCGTACGCCGCGCGACGTGCTGGTCGCCCGGCCTCGCGCGGAAGACGTCCCCGCGGCGGCGCACGCCGGGACGCACGCGGTGCCGGTCGTGCGCCGATTCACGACCCCGTACGACGCGGTGCCCCGGACACATCTCCTGTCAAACGGACGCTACGGGGTGATGATCACGGCGGCCGGCTCGGGGTCAAGCCGCTGGCGCGATCTCGCGATCACGCGCTGGCGCGAAGACGCCACGCGAGACTGCTGGGGTACCTACATCTTTTTGCGCGATGCGCAGACGGGTCAGTCTTGGTCGGCGGGCTACCAACCCAGCGGCGCCGTCCCGGATGCCTACGAAGCCCGGTTCACCGAAGACCGCGCCGAAATCACCCGGCGGGATGGCGCGCTGGCCACGACGCTCGAGGTGCTGGTGTCGGACGAGGACGATGCGGAAGTGCGCCGCGTATCGATCACCAATCTCGGCGCGCGCACACGTGAAGTTCAAATCACGTCATATGCGGAGCTTGCGCTGGCGCCGCAGGCCGCCGATGTGGCGCACCCCGCGTTTTCCAACTTGTTTGTGGAGACGGAGTTCGTGCCGGCCGTGGACGCGCTCCTGGCGACGCGCCGCCGGCAACACGAGAACGATCCCGAGGTCTGGGTCGCGCACGTGGCGGTGGCGGACGGCGACTCCATCGGAGACCTGCAGTGCGAAACGGATCGCGTCAGATTTCTCGGACGCGGGCATCACGTACGCGCGCCCGTCTCCATTATCGACGGGCGGCCTCTTTCGAACACCGTCGGTGCCGTCCTCGACCCTGTGATGAGCCTGCGGCGGACGGTGCGTATCCGGCCGGGCACGACCGCGCGCGTGGTGTTCTCCACAATCGTCGCGCCGGCCCGCGACCAGGTGCTGGCGCTGGCGGACAAGTACCGGGATGCGGGCACGTTCGAACGCACGCTGACGCTGGCCTGGACACAGGCGCAGGTACAGCTGAATCATCTGGGGATCGCGCCTGACGAAGCGCATTTGTTCCAGCGGTTGGCCAATGCCGTCCTGTACTCGGATCCTGCGTTGCGGCCGTCCTCCGAGGTGCTGAGCCGCGGCGCGTTCGAGCGCTCTGCGCTGTGGTCACACGGGATTTCAGGCGATCTGCCCATCGTGCTGGTTCGCATCGACGAGGCGGAGGACGTCGGCATCATCAGGCAATTGCTGCGGGCGTATGAATACTGGCGTCTGAAGCAGTTGTCCGTCGACCTGGTCATTCTCAATGAGAAACCGCCGTCGTATGAACAAGAGCTGCAGGGGATCTTGAATGGGCTGGTGCGCGCGCGGCGGCAGGGCATGGCATCGGATCCGAGCGGCATCCACGGGGACATCTTTCTCCTGAGGGGAGACCTGCTGACGGCGCAGGACCGCGCGTTGTTGCAAACGGCGGCCCGCGCGGTGCTGCTCAGCCGGCACGGCTCACTGGCCGAGCAAGTGCTCCGGTCGCAGCGCGCCGAAGCCGCGGCGCCGCCCGTGTCGCGCCCGCGCCGCCCGGGCAACGGGGCGGATGTACCGCTGAACGTCCCCGAGCTCGAACTCTTCAACGGCCTCGGCGGCTTTGCCGACGGCGGCCGGGAATATGTGATCGTCCTCGGGGAAGGGCTGCGCACGCCGGCGCCGTGGGTCAATGTGATTGCGAACCCCACGTTCGGGTTTCTCGTTTCGGAGTCCGGCTCGGGTTATACGTGGGCGCTCAACAGCCATGAGAATCAACTTACGCCCTGGTCAAACGACCAGGTCACCGATCCACCCGGTGAGGCGCTGTACATTCGCGACGAGGACACCGGCGAAGTCTGGAGCCCGACAGCGCTGCCGGTTCGGGATGAATCGTCACCGTATGTGGCGCGGCACGGCCAAGGCTACAGCCGGTTTCAGCATGGCTCGCGCGGGATTTTGACGGACTTGCTGCAGTACGTGCCGGTGCAAGACCCGATCAAGATCTCCCGTCTCGTCCTCGAGAATCGTTCGGGGCGTGCCCGCCGCCTCTCCGTGACCGGATACGCGGAGTGGGTGCTCGGGAATTCGCGCAGTGCGACCGCTCCGTATGTTGTCACCGAAGTGGATGCGCAAACAGGCGCGCTGTGTGCGCGAAGCGCATGGAGCGGCGAGTTCGGCGGACGCGTCGCGTTTGCCGATCTCGGAGGGCGCCAGATGTCTTGGTCGGGCGACCGCACGGCGTTTCTGGGCCGGAATGGCGTGCCCGAGCGGCCGGCGGCACTGGAGCACGGCGGACCGCTGTCCGGGGGGGCGGGCGCGGGTCTCGATCCGTGCGCGGCCCTGCAAACGCAGCTTGAATTGCGTCCCGGCGAGCGCGCCGAAATTGTCTTCTTCCTCGGTCAGGGGGAAAGCCAGAAAGAGGCGCGGGAGTTGATCACTCGTTATCGCGCCGCGGATCTCGACGAGGTCCTGCGAGACGTCACCCGGCGATGGGACGACGTGCTCGGGACCGTCCGGATTGCCACCCCCGAGCGGTCAATGGATATCCTGGTGAACCGCTGGCTGCTCTACCAGACGCTGTCCTCTCGAGTGTGGGGACGCGCGGGATTCTATCAGGCGAGCGGCGCCTATGGCTTCCGCGATCAACTGCAGGATGTGACTGGGCTGGCTGTCGCGACACGCGATGTTGCCCGTCAGCATCTTTTGCGTGCCGCCGCGCGCCAGTTCACGCAGGGCGACGTTCAACACTGGTGGCACCCACCGTCGGGACGCGGAGTGCGCACGCGCATTTCGGACGACCTGCTGTGGCTTCCCTATGCCGTCTTGCAATTCATCGAGGTGGCGGGCGATCACGGCGTGCTCGATGAAATCGTGCCGTTCCTGGAGGGCGACGCGCTCGCGCAGGGGCAGAACGAATCGTACTTCCAACCCCGGGTCTCGGACACGACCGGTACGCTCTTTGAACACTGCGCGCGCGCGCTCGATCGGAGCCTCGCGGTGGGAAGCCATGGGCTCCCGCTGATCGGGACGGGCGATTGGAACGACAGCTTGAACCGCGTCGGGCCGCAGGGCAAGGGAGAGAGCGTGTGGCTGGGGTGGTTTCTGCATACGCTCCTATGGGAGTTTGCCAAGATTGCCGATGCGCGGGGCGAGCACCGGCGCGCGGAGAGCTGGCGGCTGCACGTCAGCGCGCTCAAGGCCGCGCTCGAACGGCACGGATGGGACGGCGAATGGTATCGCCGCGCGTATTTCGACGACGGCACACCGCTGGGCTCCGCCACAAACACGGAGTGCCGGATTGACTCCATTGCGCAATCCTGGGGCGTCATCAGCGGCGCCGCCGAGCCGGGCCGCGGAGCACGCGCGATGGCCGCGGTGGATCAGATCCTCGTGCGGCGTCCGGAGGGGCTGGTGCTGTTGCTCACGCCGCCCTTTAACCGGGCGGCGCACGACCCGGGCTACATCAGCGGGTATGTGCCCGGCATCCGTGAAAACGGCGGGCAATACACGCACGCGGCCGCGTGGACCGTGCTGGCCTTTGCCGCACTGGGCGACGGAGACAAGGCGGCTGAGTTGTTCGGCATGTTGAACCCGATTAATCGGGCCGTCTCGCGCGCGACCGTGCAACGGTACAAAGTGGAGCCCTACGCGGTGGCCGCCGATGTGTATTCCGAGCCCCCGCATGTGGGGCGCGGCGGCTGGACCTGGTATACCGGATCAGCCGCATGGCTCTACCGTGCGGCGACGGAGTGGATGCTGGGCTTTCGCGTGCGCGGAACGACGTTCTCAATCGATCCCTGCATCCCGCGAATCTGGCCGGGGTACTCGATCCGTTTTCGGTATCATTCCGCCATCTACGACGTCCAGGTGGAAAACCCATCCGGCGTGTGCCGGGGTGTCATTCTGGCTGAACTAGATGGCAGGCGCCTGGAGGGTTCGGCAACCATCCCGCTTGCCGACGATGACGTGGAACATCACGTCCGCGTTGTGTTGGGATGA